CCGCGCGTGGACAGGAGGTCGAAAGTCTCCATATCCGCGTCCGGCAAGGTGAAAGCGGGGGCAGTGTCTCCGCTCTGAAGCATGAATTCTCCCTGACGTTCAGCGGATTCTAGCGGAGTGGCGGTGCGAACTCTACCGGACTGTGATCGGGGCTCAACAAACATGATGTCGCTCCTTTCTGGTTTTGGCACGGCCAGGTGACGGAAATACGTACCTGAGTCATCAATAGCCCAGTCCTGCATCATGCTCAAGACGCAGTGCGTCATTCGCCGTTTGCTGATAAAGATTTGCACACCGCACTTTACTGTTTAAAATTACAGCAACAATCAGGAGATGGCCATGAGCACCCGCAGCGAACACCTGACTGCACGCCAGCAGGAAATACTCGATTTCATCCGCCAGACGGTGGAGAGCGAGGGCCGCCCCCCCACCCGTCTCGAAGTGTGTACGGCTTTCGGTTTCCGCTCTCCCAATGCGGCAGAAACTCATCTGCGCGCACTGGCAGCAAAGGGCGCAATCTTGCTCGAGGAAGGACGCGCCCGCGGCATCCGGCTGGCGCAGGCGCTGGGCCTGCCGCTGATCGGCCGGGTTGCGGCCGGCAGCCCGATCCTCGCCGCAGAGCATGTCGAAAAACGTTTCCAGCTCGACCCGACGCTGTTCTCCCCCCGCGCCGACTACCTGCTGCGGGTGCGCGGCATGAGCATGCGCGACGCCGGCATTCTCGATGGCGACCTGATTGCGGTTCATCGGGCCGGCGAGGCGCGCAACGGCCAGATCGTGGTGGCCCGCATCGACGACGAGGTCACGGTCAAGACCTTGCAGCGCAAAGGCCGTACCGTGGAATTGCTGCCGGCAAACCCCGACTTTGAACCGATCGTGGTCGACCCGCAACGATCGCAACTTGTGATCGAAGGCATCATGGTCGGCCTGATCCGCAAGGACAACTGAGCACCGGGACGCGCTGCCCGCAACGCTGCAGCCCGCCCCTGAAAACGCCGTTATGCCGGGGGCGTTCTGCCCGGACAGCAAGCCGTCCGGTTTGTGCCACCCGGCGTCTGCCGCTATCCGCCAGAGGCTTCCGGAGCACATGCTTATTCATTCCACGGACGCGCGCCGCACGCCCCACCGACCGACATCGACCTGAGCACACGCTGCCGCCATGCCGACTCACACCGCACTCGCCACGCTTCCTGCCGGACTGGTCTGGCAGGGACGGCAACTCGCACATCAGGGCGGCCCGGTACTGCCGACAGGCCATGCCGCGCTTGATGCAGAGCTGCCCGGCGGCGGCTGGCCGGGCGCCGCGATGACCGAACTGCTGGCAGACCAGCGCGGTGTAGGTGAGCTTTCGCTGCTGATGCCGTTGCTGCGCCAATCCGGACCGGCGCGCTGGCAGGTCTGGATTGCCCCGCCACAAATGCCTTATGCCCCGGCACTCCATGCTGCCGGCGTCGATCTTGGATCGCTGCTGCTGCTGACCCCGGCCACCGCCGGAGAAGCCGTCTGGGCCGCCCGCCAGGCCCTTGGCTCGGCCAGCTGCCATGTCGTGCTGGCGTGGCTGCCGCAGATCGACAGCGCCGGCCTGCGTCGCCTGCAACTGGCGGCCGAACAAGGCTCGACCCCGCTCTTCCTGTTCCGCGCACTGGCCACCGCACGCCAGCCCTCACCGGCGCCGCTGCGGCTGGCACTCTCGGCCCAGCAGGGTGCCTTGCGCATCGACCTGCTCAAGCGCAAGGGCCCGCTCGCACACGCCCCCGTTGTGCTGCCGCTGCACGGCGACCGGCCTTGACTCCGCAGGCATCCCGACGTGCTGTGGCTGGCCCTGATCCTTCCCGAATTGCCCCTGCAGGTCCACATTCGCGGCCTGGCAGCCTCCGGCCTGCTCGCCATTACCGAGAACAGGCCCAGCGCTCAGGTCATCGCCGCCACGCCTGACGCCCGCGCACAGGGCATACAGCCCGGCCAGGGCGTCGCCGGCGCGCTCGCGATGCTGCCGACGCTGCGCCTGGTGCCACGCACTCCTGAGCGTGAAGCCGCCCTGCTGAAGGAGCTGGCGGCCTGGTCGGGTGCGTTTGCCTCCCGCGTCTGCCTCGACCCACCCGACTGCATCCTGCTGGAGGTCGCCTCCAGCCTGCGCCTGTTCGGCGGACTCGACGCCCTCGAAGCCGCCTTGCTAGACGGACTGCAGCAGCAGGGACTCGATGCCTGCAGCGCGGGCGCACCCACACCGCTGGCAGCACGCTGGTTCGCGCGCCATGCACATCATGATCCGCAGTCTGTCGTCACACCTGCACCGGACTGGCACGCCCGCCTCGATGCCTTGCCGCTGGAACTGCTTGCCGACGACGGCGCGATCAGCACGAGCAGCTTCGATCTGCTCCATGACCTCGGCCTGCGTACCCTGGGTGAAGTCCGTGCGCTTCCCGCAGCAGGCCTCGCCCGTCGTCAGGCGCAGGCGGTCAGCGAAACCCTTGCCCGTGCCTACGGCGAATGCCACGACCTGCGCCCGGCGTTCATCCCGCCCGAGCGCTACACGGCCCAGCTCAGCCTGCCCGCGGCAACCGTCAATACCGAGCCCCTGATGTTCGCCGCCCGGCGCCTGTTTGCCGGCCTGCCGAGCTGGCTCGCCGCACGACACACCGGCATCGACCACTGCCGCCTGAGCCTGCAGCACGAACGCGGCGAGGACACCGTGCTCGACATCCTCACCGGCATGCCGAGTCGCGACGAAGCCAGGCTCAACCTGCTCGCGCGCGAACGGCTGGCGGTACTCGAACTGCCATCGGCGGTGGAAGGCATGACGCTGAGCACCGACGCACCACGTGCGCTGGCCGCCCGCTCGGACGACCTCTTCGGCGACCCTGCGACCGAACGTGAAAACGCCTTGCTGCTGCTGGACCGCCTGCGGGCACGGCTGGGAGAAGACTGTGTGAGGCAGCTGAGCATCGTTCCGGACCGCCGCCCCGAGTGCGCCTGGCGCAGCACCGCATTGGGCACGATCTCACCCCGCCCGGCTCGAAATGCAGACACGCCTGCCGGCGCCACCCGGCCGCTCTGGCTGCTGACCAGGCCGCGCCGGATCGATGCACCGCGCAAGCTTTACCTGCTGCGAGGGCCGGAGCGCATCGAACAGGGGTGGTGGGACGGGCATGACATCCGTCGCGATTACTACCTCGCGCAAACGGCCGACGAAGGCTTGTGGTGGGTATTCCGCGAACTGGACCCGCCACACGACTGGTACCTGCAGGGCTACTTCGGCTGAGCCTCAACGCCCTGCAGAGCCCCCATGCATCAGGAGGCAGGCGGGAGCAGTCCGTTCATGAACCCTGCCAGCGCCACATCCTTTGCAGTAAGTCCGCCTGCGTCATGCGTGCTGAGCACGACATGCACACGGTTATAGACATTGGACCACTCCGGATGGTGATCCAGCTTTTCGGCCTGCAACGCCGCCCGGCTCATGAAACCGAAAGCCGCATTGAAATCCGCAAACCTGAATTCGCGCTCGATCGCATCCCGCCCATCCACCATCTTCCAGCCGGGCAAGCCGGCCAGAGCGGCGGTTCGTTCCGCATCGCTGAGTTTCATCCTGCCCTCCCGCTTCAACGCAAGGAAAACACCACCAGTCTTCCGCCAGCCTCGGCCTTTGCCGCTGTGGGCTTGACCATGAAAACGCGCTCGGGCGGCACCTTGCCCGTCGTCACCAGCCACTCGCGCACATTCTGCGCACGCTGCTGCGCAAGCAACCTGAGGTCCTCGTCGCCCACCGTCATCGTCGGCAACAGCAGCGCCTCCATCTCGGCAACCGGCAGACTCTTGGCGACACCGAGGAAGTTGCGCGGCTTCTCGATCTCGGTGTCGTCATAGACCTCTTCGAGCAAGGCGGCGTACTCGTCCTCAGCAATCTCGATATTCTGCAGCGAAGGCGCAGACTGTCCGCTCTTGACCATCGCCTTGAGCTTGACCGCACGCACCTGATCAAGCAGCTTTGCGCGGCGAATGCCCTCGGGGTCGCTCGCAGGATCGGCAAAGCCGGTGATGTCGAGCCGCAAGCCGGCCCGATCGACCAGCACCTTGGCGAGCGTCGCCAGCTTTTTCTGCTGCGCCTCACCCGGACGTGACACACCGGAGTCGAACTCGACCTGGGACAGCTCCTCGCCCCCTCCAAGCACGGACCCGAGCAGCGCGAAGGGCGAGGTGATCGCCTTGCCCACCAGATTGAAGAGCGCCTTCACCACCAGTCCGAACACGCTGAACTCGGGGTCGTCCATGGTGCCGCTCACCGGCAGATCAAGATTGATCTGACCGCGACTGTCCTTGAGCAGCGACACGGCCAGCTGCACCGGCAGGTTGACCGCATCCGGACTGTCGACGGCCTCGCCGAAGGTGAGCTGGTCGAGGAAGATCTGGTTTCCCGCCGTGAGCTTGCGCTCCTCGATCCTGTACGTGAGTTCTGCCGACAACTTGCCGCGCTGAATGCCGTAGCCGACATACTTGCCCGAGTAGCTCGACAAACCGGTCAGCTCGAAATCCTTCACCGAGGCACCGATGTTCAGGTACTGATCCTGCCGAAAGGGGTTGAACTCGCCGTTGATCGATACCGGCGCCGAATTGTCGACCCTGCCGTCCAGCGTCAGCTTGGCAATCGTGGTCGGGTCCGAAGACAGTCCGGACAACTCCCCCGCCATCCCGGTCAGGTTGGCGTCGTAGTTGGGGCGCACGAAACGGTCGCTGAAGGCGATGTTGCCACCCTTGACCCGGATCCGGCCGATCTTGATCGGCGGCATGTCGGCCTGCGCCTTGCCGTCGGCAAGTGCTGCTTCGGCTTTCTGCCGCTCGGCCTCGGCCTCCTCGGTTCCGGCCTGAATCTCGCGCAGGTTGAGCTTGCCCTGGTCGCTCAGGATCAGGCGGGTATAGAAGTCGTTGAGCGCGATGTCGCGCACCTCGAGCGCAAACGGCGCCAGGCGCATATCGATGTCGTTCAGGCTCAGGCTGCCCCAGCGCACGAAATCGGTCGCATTCAGGCGATCGATCGAGGAAAAGTTGGCGACGCCGACATCGCCAGTCAGCCGCCCCTTGATGCCGTCACGCGCTGACTCCAGCGCAAGCTTCGCCTTCGCGTACAGACTTCCGCGCGAAATGGCGATCTTGGTTTCTTCCAGCACATACGGCTGCAGGGGCAGCAGATCGACGTTGTCGAGGTCAAGTGCCATCGACGTCTTCAGCGGATCGAGTACCGCCGTCCCCGACACGCCCAGCTTGCCGCGCTTGTTGATCCGGCTCTTCAGGTCGAGCTTGAGTTCAGCCCCCTTGTCAGTGGAAAAGTTTTCCACCTTGAGCGCGATGCCCTCGGCCTCAAGCACCACGGGCTTGCCCGCACTGCGGTCATCAACCCGCAGCGATGCGTCCTCGAGCGCGAGCTTCCTGACCGTGACCGACCATGGCGCCTCCCCCTTGGCCGCAGGTTTCGCCGGCGCGGCCTTGCCTGCCAGCGCCATCAGGTCGAAGTCGCCATTGCGCTGACGAACGGTCGACACTGCCGCACCCTTCACCCCGAACTCGCCTACGACGACCTTGCGTTCGGCCACCAGTACCTGGGCATTGCTCACGTTCACTTGCGGCAGCTTCAGTGCAGCGCCCTTGTCGCCTTTCAGACCGAGCACGAAATCCTTCAGGTTCAGGGTTTCGGCGTTGACTTCGATCTGTGGCTCACCGCCCTTGAGGGCAAGCTTGTAACGTATCGAGCCGTCGAGACGGCCGCCACGGATCTCGCCGCCAGGCATCGCCGCGGCCAGATAGGGACCATAGCGGGCAGGCTGCAGCTGTTCGACGATCAGGTTGCCATCCAGCTCGAAAGGCTCGAGCCGCAGGCTGTCCTGGTGGCTGAGCTTCTCGCCGGCGTCACTGACATAGTCCAGGCGGATCTCCGCCGGCATGTCTCCGATGGTCGACAGGTCACGCAGGTCGAGGTTGATTGCCTCGATCCGGGTGCGGAAGGGTCCCGGTACGCTGCGATCCTCGAAGCGGACCACGCCATCACGAATTCGCGCCGACGCCAGCAGGAAATCGAGCGGTGCCGGCGCAGCGGGCCTGGCACCATCCTGCGCGGCGGCCACGGTTTTTTCAGCACCGGCCTCCGCGGCCTTCCTTGCCCCGTTCGCGGGTGTCTTTGCAGACGCCTTGGCGGACGTCGCCTGTTCGCCCGGCGCAGACCTGGGCAGCAACTGCAGCACGTTGATGCCGCCGTCGGCGAGGCGAACGAGATTGAGCTCAGGCTGCATCAGGCGCAATTTGCTGAACTGGAAGCGGTTCACCATAGGCTGTACGTCAGCCAGCTCGATACCGAACTCGGCCACAGTCAGCACCGGCGCACCCGCCTTGTCCTGAACCTCCAGCTTGTCGATCTGTACCTGTCCGCTGAGCGCCACCACCGGTGAAGCATCCACCGGCTGACTGAAGCTCAGCTGCATGTCGGCACCGAGCACCCCCGAAGGCAGCTTGAAAGCCGGATCGAACGGCAGGTAAGGCATCCACTCGGGCAGCTGAAAGTCCTTCAGCGAGAAGTCGACGACGGTCTCCCGTTCTTCGGTGAAGGGCTTGGTGCGCCCACTGATGCCCAGCGGCTTGCCGTTGAGCATGGCCGACAGCGACGGCTCGACGAACACATCGACCTTGACCGGCAGATTGGACACGAAGGGAATGCCGATATTGATGTCCGACAGTTCGTGCTGCAGACCTTCGACCTGGTCATCTACCGAAATGCGCCCGCCGGTGAGCTGAATGTTGCCCACCGAGAAGCGCGACTCCCCCTCGCTCTCGGGCTGTTCGCCGAGGCGCTCGACGACGTCTGACCAGTTGTGTCTGCCCGCCGGCAGGCGTGTCAGCGCAAGCTGCAAGCCGTCGACCGAGAGCTCATGCAGCACCGGACCGCCGCGGATGATGGATTCGAGTTCGAGATTGAGGTTGAGACGCTCGAAGGACAGGTCGGGCTTCTGCCCGTCAGCGGCCATGATCCTTGCCCCGCGAACTTCCGCTGCGAGGGTAAAGGGGTTGAACAGGACACCGTCGATCGAAACCTCACGCCCCAGTGTTTCACCCAGGATCTTGGTTGCATAGTGCCGCGCCACTGGCGGCACCACGCCAAACCCGATCACGGCCACGGCCAGCAAGACACCCACTCCCCACTTCGCCGGGCGGATGAACCGCTGCAGACGGGGTTGTTGCGTCGGGCCGGGGGTTGAATCAGACATTCACATGCTCCATGTGCTCGAAAACCGTTATGAATCGACCTGTGAAACCCCGGGGCGAACCCCGAAAATCGTCAGTACGTTTGCCGCCGGTCGTCACCGGGCGTATTCTGCGCCGCTTTCAACGCACCGGGCGCGATTGTGGCTGACCAGCGTTTCGACCTTGTTGTAATCGGTGCCGGCGCCGCCGGCATGATGTGTGCAGCGACCGCAGGCCAGCGCGGCCGGCGCGTACTGCTGCTCGATCATGCCCCCAAACTTGCCGAGAAAATCCGCATCTCGGGCGGCGGGCGATGCAACTTCACCAACCGTCGCGTCGCTGCGGAACACTTTCTGTGCCGCAATCCGCACTTCGTCCGCTCGGCGCTCTCGCGTTACACGGCGCGCGATTTTATCGACCTTGTGGAACGTCATGGGGTTTCTTATCACGAGCGCGACTGGGGACAGCTGTTTTGTGATGATTCCGCGCAACAGATCATCGATCTGCTGCGCGCCGAATGCGAAGACGGGGCAGTCCAGTGGGCCATGCCGGCCAGCGTGCAGGCAGTGGAACGCACATCGGACGAGCATGATCGATTCGTCATCGCCACGACCATGGGTCGATTCTACGCCCACAGCCTGGTGATCGCGACCGGCGGGCTTTCCATCCCCAAGATCGGCGCCAGCCCTTTCGGCTACCGTATCGCCGAGCAATTCGGCATCCCCGTCATCGCACCCCGCCCCGCGCTGGTGCCGCTCACGTTACCCCCGGAAACACTTTCGCTGCTGGCACCGCTGGCCGGCGCCTCCTTCGAGGTCGAAGCCTCCTGCCGCGGCCCCGCCTTTCGCGAGGCCGCCCTGATCACGCATCGCGGGCTGTCAGGCCCCTCCATCCTGCAGGCGTCGAGCTACTGGCAGGCGCAGGCCTATGAGAAGGATGACTGGGCACCGGTCAGCCTCAACCTGCTGCCCGGAATCGATGCCGAGGAATGGCTGATGGCGCATGCCAGCGAGCGCGGCCTGCTCGCCAACCTGCTGTCCGAGCGCCTGCCCCGACGCTTCGCCCACGCACTGTGCGCGCTGCAAGGCTGGGAGAAGCCGGTCAACGCGTTCCGCCATGCGGATCTGCGCCAGATTGCCGCCACCCTTGCCGACTGGCAGCTGGTGCCCTCCGGCACCCAGGGTTATGCCAAGGCCGAGGTCACGCTCGGCGGGGTCGACACCAACGCACTGTCGTCAAAGACGATGGAAGCGCGCAAGCAACCCGGCCTGTTCTTCGCGGGCGAAGTCATGGACGTGACCGGCCACCTCGGCGGGTACAACTTCCAGTGGGCGTGGTCATCCGGTTACGCAGCAGGCCAGCACGCCTGAGCCGGGCACACCCGGCCCCGGCCAGACATTCATCACCCTGTCACACGCCTGCGCCACGCTTGACGGCGACCCCATCGCCCCAGGCCGCACATGCAGGAAAAACAGGTTCGCTCGATCTTTCTGTCGGATATCCACCTCGGCACGCGCGGCTGCCAGGCAGAACGTCTGCTCGATTTCCTGCGTTACCACGATTCCGAGAATCTCTTCCTGATTGGCGACATCGTGGACTTCTGGGCAATGAGCAGAAGCATCCACTGGACCAGCACCCAGAACACCGTCGTGCAAAAGGTGTTGCGGCGTGCGCGCAAGGGCACGCAGGTGGTCTTCATTCCCGGCAACCATGACGAGGCCTTGCGCGAATACATCGGCACCACATTCGGTGACATCCGCCTCGAGTCAGACTGGATTCACGAGACCGCGGACGGGCGGCGCTTCCTGCTGCTGCATGGCGACGAATACGATCAGGTCACCCGCCATCATCGCTGGGTCGCGGTACTCGGTGACGTCGCCTACAACGCGCTGGTCCGCATCAACGGCGGACTGTCACGCATCCGGCGCCGCCTGGGCATCTCCGGCTACTGGTCGCTCGCCGGCTACGCCAAGCGCAAGGTCAAGACCGCGGTCAGCTTCATCTTCGACTTCGAGGACTCGGTGATGCACGGCGCGCGCGAGCGCGGCGTGGATGGCGTGATCTGCGGACACATTCACTGGGCGAGCATGCGTGAGGTCGATGGGCTGACCTATGTGAATTGCGGCGACTGGGTCGACAGCTGCACGGCCATCGTCGAGCATCTCGACGGCCGGCTTGAGCTGATCCACTGGGGCGCCCAGCCCACAGCACAGAAAGCACTGCCAGCGCCCACCGCACAGACACCGGAGCGGGAACAGGAGGCCGCAGTCAGCGCCTGAACCTGGCCGCACGCGGGCCGCTCAGCCCGGTTGCGCCCGACGCCACGGCAACAGCGGCAAATAGGCGAGCACCTGGACTGCGATCAGGCCGCCAAAAGCGAGGCTCAGCGATGCAGACAGTGTCTGCCCCGCCAGCTGCAAGGCATCAAGCGCCAAACCCAGGCCCCACTGCACGGCGAAGGCACCGGCAAACGCCATCAGGTTGATTGCCGTCGATACGCGCGCGAACACCTGACGGGGAAAATTCGAGGCGGTTGCGAGGTAGGTCTGTGAATTGACCGACGACAGCGCACCGAGCAGAAACCACAGCACCACCAGCGGACCCAGATCGAACAGGATGCAGAGCTGCACGCTCAGCATGCCCGCATAGCCGAACTGAATCAGGTTGAGCGGGCGCACGCCGCGCGTTGCAAGGCGCACACCGAGAAGGCCAATGGACAATTGCCCCGCCAGCATGCCGACATTGAGCGCTACCAGATAGCCTGCGGCCTGGGCCAGCGACAGCCCGTTTACGCTCATCAGCCAGGGCACGGCCCAAAGGCTCTGCATGGCCATGAAGCCGCCGGTAAAGAACATCGACGACGCTGCGAATTTCAGGAATGCAGGGGCAGGAAAGATCCGCACCGCCGCGCGCAAGGCATCGAGCAGACGCTCGTTGTCCCCGTGGCTGGCCTCGTCGGGCAAGGACAGGAAAATCCACAGCGAGATCATCAGCGCAAGCGCGGCAATGGTCCAGAACACACCGCGCCACCCCATGAACGGCAGCAAGGCCTCGACCGGTGCGCTTGCAGTGAGCGCGCCCAGCGCACCCGCGGCCATGATGAAACCGGTCATCGAGCTCTGTCGTTCGGCCGGATACCACATTGCGAAGCCTTTCAGCGCCCCCATCAGGCAGGCCGACACACCAACCCCGACCAGCGCGCGCGCACCACCGAGACCGGTAAGCGAATCGCCCATCGCAAAGGCGGCACTGCCCAGCGCGGTCAGCAGCATCAGACAGCCTTCGACCCGGCGCGGACCGAAGCGGTCGAGCGCAATACCCACCGGAATCTGTGCCAGACCGAAGGCCAGAAAATAGGTGCTGGTCAGCAGCCCGAGATCGGCGGCGGAAAGGCCGAGCTCGCCCGTCAGCGTGGGCGAAATCACTGCATTGACCGTACGCAGCAGATAGGACAGGTAATAGCCCAGCGCAAAGGGCAGGAAAATCCGCCCCCAGGCGCCTGGGGCTTGGGCAGGACTCATTTCGGGGAATCCGTTCGGCAAAGGCGGCATTCTGCACGTTTTGCACCATCAAGGGGCGCCCGCGGAATCCAGCGGCATGTTCACGATATTGACCCGCGTCAAGGCTGTAAAGGGATCGATGCGGAGAATCGAGACATTCCAGAGGAGTTCTGCCAATGTCCCTTTCCAGCCTGATGACCGACGACCACCGTGCCTGCGACCACGTTTTTGCCCGGCTCGAGACCCTCGTCGCCAAGGGCGACTGGCCTGCCGCCGCAACTGCCATGTCGGCATTCGCCGCGGCGCTGAACGCACATTTCCTGGCGGAGGAAGAACACCTCTTCCCCGCATTCGAAGCCGCGACCGGCATGCACGGCGGCCCCACCGCGGTGATGCGGGCCGAACATGCCGAGATGCGAACCTTTCTTGACAGCATGCAGGCCGCAATTGACGCCCGCGACGGCGACGATTTTGCGGGCGAAGCCGAAACCCTGATGATCATGATTCAGCAGCACAACATGAAGGAAGAAAACATGCTGTACCCGATGTGCGATGCCCGCCTTGCCGACCGCAGTGGCGAACTGGCAGGCACGCTCGATACGGCCCTGCATGCCCGCACAGCCCCCGGAGCCATGGCATGAACACACCGACGATCGTCGACGCCCGCGGCATGGAACCCCCCGTGCCCTTCGAGATGGCGATGGAGGCCGTGGCCGACCTCGCCCCCGGTCAGGCAGTCACGCTGCTGCTCGACCGCATGCCCCATCCACTGTTCCGTATCCTCGATCGCGACGGCTACCGCTATACCCCGACGGTTCGTGACGACGCAGTGGTCGAGGTCCTGATCGAGCGCCCATGAGCGGCGCCAACCCCGGCCTGGGCTATGAGGCAACGCCGCCGTTTTTGGCACCGCTACGCTTCTTTCTCACCGCACCGCTGTTCGGCATCGTCGCCGGGCTGGTGCTGATCGGCGACAGCGGCCTGCTTGCATCGCGCTGGACGCCGGGCACCCTGGCCGTGGTTCACCTGTTTGCAGTCGGCTTCCTGCTGCAGATCATGCTTGGCGCGCTGATCCAGATCATGCCCGTGGTCGCCGGGGCGGCGTTGCCCGCACCGCTGCTCACCGCCCGACTGACCCACGTCGGGCTCAGTCTGGGTGCGGCCGGACTTGCGGCCGGACTCGGCTTCGGCCTGCCGGTCGTGCTGATCGGCGCCGCGGCACTCCTCGGGCTGAGCATTTTCGGCTTTCTCGGCTGCGCCACCGTTGCCATCATTCGTGCGCCAAAGTCGTCCATGGCAAGCCACACGCCGCGTGATCTGCGCCTTTCGCTCACCGGCCTTGCACTCGCCGTCGTGCTGGGCCTCTCGATCGCACTCGGGCTCAGCGGCGGCGCTGCGCTTCCCCTGCCCTTCACGACTCAGGTCAATCTGCACGCGGGCTGGGCGCTGCTTGGCTGGGCCGGCATTCTCCTCGCGGCGGTGAGCTGGGTGGTGGTCCCGATGTTCCAGATCACGCCCGCCTATCCGGTCGCGCTTACCCGTTACTGGGCCCCCGCCATCCTCGGCCTGCTGTGCGCATGGTCCGTGCTCAGTATCACCGGCTTCGACCAGACCGCGATCGTGCTCGCGCTTGCCCTGATCGCCGCCGTGATCTGCTTTGCCGGCATCACGCTGCGCCAGCAGGCGCGCACGCGACGCAGCACACCCGACGCATCCTTTCGCGCCTTCCGCCTGGCAATGGTGACCCTGATTGCCGGCGCCGGCCTGCTCGCCTTTCCGCATTTCTCCGATGCTGAGCACTGGCCCGTGCTGGCCGGCATCCTGGTCCTGCACGGTGGCCTGGGCGGCGCCACCAGCGCCATGCTGTACAAGATCGTGCCCTTTCTGGCGTGGCTGCATCTCACCCAGGCCAAGGTCAAGGCACCCAACGTCAAGAAGATGCTCCCGGATGCGCGCGCCAAAGCACAGCTCAGGATGCACGTGCTTGCGCTTGCAGCGCTGCTTGCTGCTGCACTGGCGCCAGCGCTGGGAGCGCTTGCGGGACTCGCGCTGATTGTGGAGTTCGGCTGGCTCATGCTCAACCTCCTCCATGTCGTCAGGATGTGGCGGGCAAACGCCCCCACGCCACAGCGCGCCGTCACACCAGCCTGATAAGATCGGCGCCTGTTCCGACCTCAGGCACCCGTCCCGCTCATGCTCCGTATCCCGCCCGCCCTCAGCCGCAGCCTCTTCATCTTCGCCC
This genomic interval from Parazoarcus communis contains the following:
- a CDS encoding MFS transporter — its product is MSPAQAPGAWGRIFLPFALGYYLSYLLRTVNAVISPTLTGELGLSAADLGLLTSTYFLAFGLAQIPVGIALDRFGPRRVEGCLMLLTALGSAAFAMGDSLTGLGGARALVGVGVSACLMGALKGFAMWYPAERQSSMTGFIMAAGALGALTASAPVEALLPFMGWRGVFWTIAALALMISLWIFLSLPDEASHGDNERLLDALRAAVRIFPAPAFLKFAASSMFFTGGFMAMQSLWAVPWLMSVNGLSLAQAAGYLVALNVGMLAGQLSIGLLGVRLATRGVRPLNLIQFGYAGMLSVQLCILFDLGPLVVLWFLLGALSSVNSQTYLATASNFPRQVFARVSTAINLMAFAGAFAVQWGLGLALDALQLAGQTLSASLSLAFGGLIAVQVLAYLPLLPWRRAQPG
- a CDS encoding hemerythrin domain-containing protein, which codes for MSLSSLMTDDHRACDHVFARLETLVAKGDWPAAATAMSAFAAALNAHFLAEEEHLFPAFEAATGMHGGPTAVMRAEHAEMRTFLDSMQAAIDARDGDDFAGEAETLMIMIQQHNMKEENMLYPMCDARLADRSGELAGTLDTALHARTAPGAMA
- a CDS encoding UDP-2,3-diacylglucosamine diphosphatase, whose protein sequence is MQEKQVRSIFLSDIHLGTRGCQAERLLDFLRYHDSENLFLIGDIVDFWAMSRSIHWTSTQNTVVQKVLRRARKGTQVVFIPGNHDEALREYIGTTFGDIRLESDWIHETADGRRFLLLHGDEYDQVTRHHRWVAVLGDVAYNALVRINGGLSRIRRRLGISGYWSLAGYAKRKVKTAVSFIFDFEDSVMHGARERGVDGVICGHIHWASMREVDGLTYVNCGDWVDSCTAIVEHLDGRLELIHWGAQPTAQKALPAPTAQTPEREQEAAVSA
- a CDS encoding DUF2249 domain-containing protein — encoded protein: MNTPTIVDARGMEPPVPFEMAMEAVADLAPGQAVTLLLDRMPHPLFRILDRDGYRYTPTVRDDAVVEVLIERP